The DNA window CGTTCATTTTCGGATTGGCGGCGTGGCAGGTCATCTTCATTTTCTCGTCCTGGACGAAGACGTACAACTCGCCCTGGATGTAGCCTCCCTTGGGATCGGCAAAGTCCTTGCAGGCTTCTTCCGCGCCCTTTTTCTCGATGTTGGCGACGGCCTTGTCGACCAGTGCGATCACTTCCGCCTTGGATGCGTTCTGCGCGAACGCCGGCAGCGCGGCGGCCAGCATGATGACCGCCAGCGAAGGGACGAGGGTGGATGATTTCATGTTGTCTCCTGTCTTGTTATGGATTGTTTTCCGGTGTTCCGGTACAAACCATGTTAGCGCAACAGGTGTTTGCTTGACAGGAGGAAATGCG is part of the Oxalobacteraceae bacterium OTU3CAMAD1 genome and encodes:
- a CDS encoding cache domain-containing protein, encoding MKSSTLVPSLAVIMLAAALPAFAQNASKAEVIALVDKAVANIEKKGAEEACKDFADPKGGYIQGELYVFVQDEKMKMTCHAANPKMNGKDMSELKDANGKRFTKDMLDVAMSNKPGWVDYTWVNPVTKALEPKTSYIRLAAGKYTVGVGIYKK